One genomic segment of Paenibacillus sp. FSL H8-0332 includes these proteins:
- a CDS encoding TetR/AcrR family transcriptional regulator has translation MVNQEDPRVLRTRQLIRTAFRDLLQRKGFDAITIKDIAQEATINRATFYAHFEDKYALLDEVTEMAFYERIPELVVNAQEFTDDICDQLIIMTHQYITDFYRICRIDSNPMAKLVDDKIKKMLQQTIESIFLKGNTHPGMDIHHIKIMAAMTGSAIYGAAHYWLNAGDKNQTEVLVDNVRPYVMNGLGLY, from the coding sequence GTGGTAAATCAGGAAGATCCTAGGGTATTGCGCACTCGACAGTTAATTAGAACAGCGTTCAGAGATTTGTTGCAGAGAAAAGGATTTGATGCAATCACGATCAAAGATATCGCTCAGGAAGCCACCATTAACCGTGCCACCTTTTATGCTCATTTTGAAGATAAATATGCTTTGCTGGACGAAGTTACAGAAATGGCGTTTTATGAGAGGATTCCTGAGCTAGTGGTGAATGCACAGGAGTTCACGGACGATATATGTGATCAGTTGATCATAATGACGCATCAATATATCACGGATTTTTATCGGATCTGCAGAATAGATTCCAATCCGATGGCTAAGCTGGTCGATGACAAAATAAAGAAAATGCTGCAGCAAACCATAGAAAGCATTTTTCTGAAAGGCAATACCCACCCTGGGATGGACATTCATCATATCAAAATCATGGCGGCCATGACAGGTTCAGCGATCTATGGCGCTGCGCATTATTGGTTAAATGCCGGGGATAAGAATCAAACCGAAGTGCTCGTAGACAATGTTCGTCCTTATGTAATGAACGGTCTGGGGCTGTATTGA
- a CDS encoding NADP-dependent oxidoreductase yields the protein MKAIALTSFGIPEALEELEVPVPTLTDTQVLVEMRASSINPADHLFRSGAILQSPMADKFPDQFQLPLVLGNEVAGIVKEVGGNVKHFKPGDRVMGMVQRGSYMDYVAVEEDLLAVIPESLSFEEAGAAPTVALTAWQALFEHGHLQPGQRILVQAGAGGVGHVAVQLAKQHGAYVIATARDYNHDFVKGLCADEVIDYMKADFASQITEPVDIVLDSAMDPSSFGTGLPGEIGQKSYSVIKDGGTYISVVAFALNQYPKVRGINAYFFQARPNRSDFESIVREMKENKLTIHINEAYPFTAQGLLKAYRQSEESTKRGKIIISKNLG from the coding sequence ATGAAAGCTATTGCTTTGACAAGCTTTGGAATTCCCGAAGCGCTAGAAGAACTGGAAGTACCCGTTCCCACACTCACCGACACACAGGTTCTCGTCGAAATGCGCGCCTCATCCATCAATCCCGCAGATCATCTGTTTCGCAGCGGCGCAATTCTTCAGAGTCCGATGGCCGATAAATTCCCGGATCAATTTCAATTGCCGCTTGTTCTTGGTAATGAAGTAGCCGGCATCGTTAAAGAGGTTGGCGGGAACGTGAAACATTTCAAGCCGGGGGATCGTGTCATGGGTATGGTTCAGAGGGGCTCCTACATGGACTATGTTGCGGTGGAGGAGGATCTCCTTGCCGTCATTCCTGAGAGTCTGTCCTTCGAAGAGGCTGGCGCCGCGCCTACGGTTGCCCTGACCGCCTGGCAAGCGCTGTTTGAGCATGGCCATCTTCAACCGGGTCAACGTATTCTTGTTCAGGCAGGTGCAGGAGGCGTGGGACATGTGGCGGTCCAATTGGCCAAGCAGCATGGAGCATACGTTATCGCAACCGCGAGGGACTATAATCATGATTTTGTCAAAGGGCTCTGTGCAGACGAGGTAATCGATTATATGAAAGCCGACTTTGCCTCCCAAATCACAGAGCCTGTAGATATTGTTTTGGATTCTGCTATGGACCCATCCAGTTTCGGTACCGGGTTACCGGGAGAGATCGGACAGAAAAGCTACTCGGTCATCAAGGATGGCGGCACCTATATTTCAGTGGTGGCATTCGCGCTCAATCAATATCCGAAGGTCCGCGGCATTAACGCCTATTTCTTCCAGGCAAGACCTAACCGTAGCGATTTTGAATCCATCGTTCGCGAGATGAAAGAGAATAAACTGACTATCCATATCAATGAGGCTTACCCCTTTACTGCTCAAGGCCTGCTCAAAGCGTATCGCCAAAGCGAAGAGTCAACCAAACGGGGGAAAATCATCATATCGAAAAATCTTGGATAA
- a CDS encoding CPBP family intramembrane glutamic endopeptidase, whose protein sequence is MDHSTQTPQQAKKEFKPKDAVLVFLVFALISAAVIFALVIYDVLTLLTPASYIDETNKSYQNYSLAAIVCFTLAGALFEELLFRGIIQNVLNLYLPQPWLAIGITTVLFVGMHVQYYSKPLMLLNITIPSLVFGWIYVQTHNLLVPILVHFLMNLGITLLFKYKVIQMRGEKG, encoded by the coding sequence ATGGATCATTCAACCCAAACCCCGCAACAAGCCAAAAAGGAATTCAAGCCGAAAGACGCTGTTCTGGTCTTCCTCGTTTTCGCCCTGATCAGTGCAGCCGTTATCTTTGCCCTTGTCATCTACGATGTCCTGACCCTGCTTACGCCTGCCAGCTACATTGACGAGACGAACAAGAGCTATCAGAACTATTCACTCGCTGCGATTGTATGCTTTACATTGGCAGGGGCTTTATTTGAGGAGCTGTTGTTCAGGGGAATTATACAAAATGTATTGAATCTCTACCTTCCCCAGCCCTGGCTCGCCATCGGAATCACCACAGTGCTGTTTGTGGGAATGCATGTCCAGTACTACAGCAAGCCGCTAATGCTGCTGAACATCACCATCCCAAGTCTGGTCTTCGGCTGGATCTATGTGCAGACGCATAATTTGCTGGTCCCGATCCTTGTCCATTTTCTGATGAATCTGGGGATTACGCTGCTGTTCAAATATAAGGTGATTCAGATGAGAGGGGAGAAGGGATAA